From the genome of Bordetella sp. H567, one region includes:
- a CDS encoding bifunctional acetate--CoA ligase family protein/GNAT family N-acetyltransferase: MLRHALASLFDPRSLLIIADRLLPGAAMLPAALRARTTCIECDPGAAPDIPDTFTGLDAGERLDLALVCVAPSVFAETLRRLAPRAPRALIVLPHEQPDPYPRGTVALCQAWAQENRCKLLGPRAFGVQRPHASLNFSQHPTLARPGRVALVAQSRSIIAAVMDWAEDVHFGFSTAIALGDEAIVGLGPVLDYLATDPRTDSIALYLEDVGPARPFISALRAAASAKPVVVLKAGRGDEDDDVFDAVLRRAGAVRVRYFVQLFSALKVLGYARRPRGRRVALFSNGSGPPQLALDLIGPDAAVARAELSQATVRALEALLEPGSAAGNPVITHAPLTPDTAQAVLDVLIDDTGVDGVLVLLAPDALADLRAVAERLAQIAPRARKPIVSCFMGDAGMRPLRRMLDDAGTSAFRTPESAADAFGVLSTHYYNQQLLLQSQPPLPQGPMPTPGVAQAIVDAARRDGRHALTPAEARDLLSACLVPIHDAMPSGAFEPLSRPMAIRVHRDARFGPVIRFAAGGPDAVLGSADRGMDLPPLNRFLAQQLIERSRLWRKVLAHRLSIAAFETLQQALVRVSELITDVPDIEALDIDPLYAGEARLYARSMRVTLTAQAAAQCPRLGGYPHMAIHPYPGRLVQVRHFEDGTPWVVRPIRPEDAESLQAFIRQLSERSRYMRFVSMMRELTPRMLARYTQVDYDRELALVATTELPNPAHRGHRHDAVIGLAHYLRNPDGRGAEYALVVADAWQGCGLGRQLMTLLIDAAREQGLEYIEGLVLAENRPMLRLMTSLGLKNDPDRDDPSMRRVWLDLGRPDAGRPT, translated from the coding sequence ATGCTTCGACACGCACTGGCTTCTCTGTTCGACCCGCGTTCTTTGCTCATCATCGCGGACCGGCTTTTGCCCGGCGCCGCGATGCTGCCCGCCGCCCTGCGCGCGCGCACCACCTGCATCGAGTGTGATCCCGGCGCGGCGCCCGATATCCCCGACACCTTCACCGGCCTGGACGCCGGCGAACGCCTGGACCTGGCACTGGTGTGCGTCGCGCCGTCGGTCTTCGCCGAAACCTTGCGCCGCCTGGCGCCGCGCGCGCCTCGCGCGCTGATCGTCCTGCCGCACGAGCAGCCGGACCCTTATCCGCGCGGCACTGTGGCGTTGTGCCAAGCCTGGGCCCAGGAAAACCGCTGCAAGCTGCTGGGGCCGCGGGCTTTCGGCGTCCAGCGCCCGCATGCCAGCCTGAATTTCAGCCAGCATCCGACGCTGGCGCGTCCCGGGCGTGTCGCGTTGGTGGCCCAGTCGCGTTCCATCATCGCCGCCGTCATGGATTGGGCGGAGGATGTGCACTTCGGTTTTTCCACCGCAATCGCGCTGGGCGATGAGGCCATCGTGGGCCTTGGCCCGGTGCTCGACTACCTGGCCACCGACCCCCGCACCGACAGCATCGCGCTCTATCTCGAGGACGTCGGGCCGGCGCGCCCCTTCATCAGCGCACTGCGCGCCGCCGCCAGCGCCAAGCCGGTGGTGGTGCTGAAGGCGGGGCGGGGCGACGAAGACGACGACGTTTTCGATGCGGTGCTGCGCCGGGCCGGCGCGGTGCGGGTGCGCTATTTCGTTCAGCTGTTTTCGGCGCTGAAAGTGCTGGGCTATGCCCGGCGGCCACGCGGCCGCCGGGTGGCCTTGTTTTCCAACGGCAGCGGACCGCCGCAGCTGGCCCTGGACCTGATCGGGCCGGATGCCGCGGTGGCCCGCGCCGAGCTGTCGCAGGCCACGGTGCGCGCGCTTGAGGCGCTGCTGGAGCCCGGATCGGCCGCCGGCAATCCCGTCATCACCCATGCGCCGCTGACGCCCGATACGGCACAGGCCGTCCTGGACGTCCTGATCGACGATACGGGCGTGGACGGCGTGCTCGTCCTGCTGGCGCCGGATGCCTTGGCCGACCTGCGTGCGGTGGCCGAACGGCTGGCGCAGATCGCGCCGCGGGCGCGCAAGCCCATCGTGTCGTGCTTCATGGGCGATGCCGGCATGCGGCCGCTGCGCCGCATGCTGGACGACGCGGGCACCTCCGCCTTCCGCACGCCGGAATCGGCCGCCGACGCGTTCGGCGTCCTGTCCACCCACTACTACAACCAGCAGCTGCTGTTGCAGTCGCAGCCGCCGCTGCCCCAGGGACCGATGCCGACACCGGGGGTTGCGCAGGCCATCGTCGACGCGGCCCGGCGCGACGGACGGCACGCGCTGACGCCCGCGGAGGCGCGCGATCTGCTGTCGGCCTGCCTGGTGCCTATCCATGACGCCATGCCCAGCGGCGCGTTCGAGCCCTTGTCGCGCCCCATGGCCATACGCGTGCACCGCGATGCGCGTTTCGGTCCGGTGATCCGCTTTGCCGCCGGCGGTCCCGATGCGGTGCTGGGCAGCGCGGATCGCGGCATGGACTTGCCGCCCCTCAACCGTTTCCTCGCGCAGCAGCTGATCGAACGCAGCCGGCTGTGGCGCAAGGTGCTGGCGCATCGCCTGAGCATCGCCGCGTTCGAAACGCTGCAGCAGGCGCTGGTGCGCGTGTCCGAATTGATCACCGACGTGCCGGACATCGAGGCGCTGGACATCGACCCTTTGTACGCCGGCGAGGCACGGCTGTACGCGCGCTCCATGCGAGTGACGCTGACGGCGCAGGCCGCCGCCCAGTGCCCGCGCCTGGGCGGGTATCCCCACATGGCCATCCATCCCTATCCGGGGCGGCTGGTGCAGGTGCGCCACTTCGAGGACGGCACGCCCTGGGTGGTGCGGCCCATCCGCCCGGAGGACGCGGAATCGCTGCAGGCCTTCATCCGCCAGCTGTCCGAACGATCGCGCTATATGCGTTTCGTGTCCATGATGCGCGAACTGACGCCACGTATGCTCGCGCGGTATACGCAGGTGGACTACGATCGCGAACTGGCTCTGGTCGCCACCACCGAGCTGCCCAATCCCGCCCATCGGGGCCATCGCCACGATGCGGTGATCGGCCTGGCGCACTACCTGCGCAATCCCGACGGCCGCGGCGCGGAATACGCGCTGGTCGTGGCCGACGCGTGGCAGGGCTGCGGCTTGGGACGCCAGTTGATGACGCTGCTGATCGATGCCGCTCGTGAACAGGGCCTGGAATACATCGAAGGCCTGGTGCTGGCGGAGAACCGGCCCATGCTGCGGCTGATGACCAGCCTGGGCCTGAAGAACGATCCCGATCGGGACGATCCTTCCATGCGCCGGGTGTGGCTGGACCTGGGACGGCCCGACGCCGGCCGCCCTACTTGA
- a CDS encoding alpha/beta hydrolase has protein sequence MTADTSPDLLDCIERETGPQPTYAVIWLHGLGADGNDFAPIVPELRLPAAPAVRFVFPHAPVQPVTINGGMQMRSWYDILEMDLVRREDAAGIRRSEAAVRALLARENARGIPTSRIVLAGFSQGCAMTLHTGLRLSEKLAGMMGLSGYLPLLDMAAAERHGANADTPIFLAHGEYDPVVDIARATATRDMLRALGHDVRWHTYPMQHSVCAEEVADIRDFLMQVIK, from the coding sequence ATGACCGCCGACACCTCCCCCGACCTGCTGGACTGCATCGAACGCGAAACCGGCCCCCAACCCACGTACGCGGTGATCTGGCTGCACGGGCTGGGCGCGGACGGCAATGATTTCGCGCCCATCGTGCCCGAACTGCGCCTGCCGGCCGCGCCGGCGGTGCGCTTCGTCTTTCCGCATGCGCCCGTGCAGCCCGTCACGATCAACGGCGGCATGCAGATGCGCTCCTGGTACGACATCCTGGAGATGGACCTGGTGCGCCGCGAGGACGCCGCCGGCATCCGCCGCTCCGAAGCCGCCGTGCGGGCCCTGCTCGCCCGCGAAAATGCGCGCGGCATCCCCACCTCTCGCATCGTCCTGGCGGGATTTTCCCAGGGCTGCGCGATGACCCTGCACACCGGCTTGCGGCTGTCCGAGAAACTCGCCGGCATGATGGGGCTGTCCGGCTACCTGCCGCTGCTGGACATGGCGGCCGCGGAACGTCACGGCGCCAATGCCGATACCCCGATTTTCCTGGCCCATGGCGAATACGACCCCGTGGTCGACATCGCCCGCGCCACGGCGACACGCGACATGCTGCGCGCCCTGGGTCACGACGTCCGTTGGCACACCTATCCGATGCAGCACTCCGTGTGCGCGGAAGAAGTCGCGGATATCCGCGACTTCCTGATGCAAGTGATCAAGTAG
- the yjgA gene encoding ribosome biogenesis factor YjgA codes for MSEITESAGDEDDGYDRPSKSQVKREMLALTDLGKQLIGLSPERLRQLPLAERLYDAIREAQRTTSREGLRRQTHFVGKLMRDAPADEIRRQLDVWENGSREETAAMHRLEGLRDRLLEDDAALTDLLARNPGSDAQQLRTLIREARKEARANASLAQGQEPKRKHYRALFQALKTLQP; via the coding sequence ATGTCAGAAATAACCGAGTCCGCCGGCGACGAGGACGACGGCTACGACCGCCCGAGCAAATCCCAGGTCAAGCGCGAAATGCTTGCCTTGACGGATCTGGGCAAGCAATTGATCGGGCTGTCACCCGAACGATTGCGCCAGCTGCCCCTGGCCGAACGCCTCTACGACGCCATCCGTGAAGCCCAGCGCACCACCAGCCGCGAAGGGCTGCGCCGCCAGACGCACTTCGTCGGCAAGCTCATGCGCGATGCGCCCGCCGACGAGATCCGGCGCCAGCTGGACGTCTGGGAAAACGGCTCGCGCGAGGAAACGGCCGCCATGCACCGCCTGGAAGGCCTGCGCGATCGCCTGCTGGAAGACGACGCCGCCCTGACGGACCTGCTGGCGCGCAATCCGGGCAGTGATGCCCAGCAATTGCGCACACTGATCCGCGAGGCCCGCAAGGAAGCGCGGGCCAACGCCAGCCTGGCCCAGGGACAGGAACCCAAGCGCAAGCACTACAGGGCGCTGTTCCAGGCCTTGAAGACCTTGCAACCCTGA
- the pmbA gene encoding metalloprotease PmbA gives MVTYSSSLPVAENQARFSELVQSVLAHARKVGASDAVAEVSESLGLSVSVRKNDIETVEQTRDRSLDVTVYAGQRRGSASTSDFSEAALRETVEAAWHIASHTAEDPAAGLPDADMLARDYPDLALHYPWAIGTEEAAELALRAERAARAVDARITNTEGASVGTFEGQFVMGNTRGFLGGYPYSRHSLSVAPIAGRGNGMQRDYWYTSERNAVNLAEPEAVGRYAAERALSRLSARRIRTGKFPVLFEAPLALGLLGALTQAVNGGALYRKASFLIDSMGKPIFADHIDIAEDPHIVGAMGSSPFDDEGVVTRARDVVTAGVLQGYFLSTYTARKLGMPTTGNAGGSHNLTLRSRLTAPSDDLRAMLRKMGTGFMVTELIGQGVNYVTGDYSRGAFGYWVENGEIQHAVQEVTIAGNLKDMFRQIVAVGADTIARGTKSTGSILIEQMAIAGE, from the coding sequence ATGGTCACCTATTCTTCTTCCCTGCCCGTCGCCGAAAACCAGGCGCGTTTCAGCGAACTGGTCCAGAGCGTCCTGGCCCATGCACGCAAGGTCGGCGCCAGCGACGCCGTCGCTGAAGTCTCCGAAAGCCTGGGGTTGTCGGTGTCGGTACGCAAGAACGACATCGAAACCGTGGAGCAGACCCGCGACCGCTCGCTGGACGTAACGGTCTATGCCGGACAGCGGCGCGGTTCGGCCTCCACCTCCGATTTCTCCGAGGCCGCCCTGCGCGAAACGGTGGAAGCTGCCTGGCACATCGCCAGCCATACCGCCGAAGATCCGGCGGCCGGCCTGCCGGACGCCGACATGCTGGCGCGCGACTATCCGGACCTGGCCCTGCACTATCCCTGGGCCATCGGCACCGAGGAAGCCGCTGAACTCGCGCTGCGCGCCGAACGCGCGGCTCGCGCGGTGGACGCCCGCATCACCAACACCGAAGGCGCTTCGGTGGGGACGTTCGAAGGGCAGTTCGTGATGGGCAACACCCGCGGCTTCCTGGGCGGGTATCCCTACTCGCGCCATAGCCTGTCGGTGGCGCCCATCGCGGGGCGCGGCAACGGCATGCAGCGCGATTACTGGTACACCAGCGAACGCAACGCCGTCAATCTGGCCGAACCGGAAGCCGTGGGACGCTATGCGGCCGAGCGCGCCCTGTCGCGCCTGTCGGCCCGCCGCATCCGTACCGGTAAATTTCCCGTCCTGTTCGAGGCCCCGCTGGCCCTGGGCCTGCTGGGCGCGCTGACGCAGGCGGTCAACGGCGGCGCCTTGTACCGCAAGGCCAGTTTCCTGATCGATAGCATGGGCAAGCCCATCTTCGCCGACCACATCGACATCGCCGAGGATCCGCATATCGTCGGCGCCATGGGCAGTTCCCCCTTCGACGACGAAGGCGTCGTCACCCGCGCCCGCGATGTCGTCACGGCAGGGGTGCTGCAGGGCTATTTCCTCTCCACCTATACCGCCCGCAAGCTGGGGATGCCGACCACCGGAAACGCCGGCGGATCGCACAACCTGACGCTGCGCTCGCGCTTGACCGCACCGTCGGACGACTTGCGTGCCATGCTGCGCAAGATGGGAACCGGCTTTATGGTGACGGAGCTGATCGGCCAGGGCGTGAACTACGTCACCGGCGATTATTCGCGCGGGGCCTTCGGCTATTGGGTGGAAAACGGCGAAATCCAGCATGCGGTGCAGGAAGTCACCATCGCCGGCAACCTGAAGGACATGTTCCGGCAAATCGTCGCGGTGGGGGCGGACACCATCGCGCGCGGGACCAAGTCCACCGGGTCGATCCTGATCGAGCAAATGGCCATCGCGGGGGAATAA
- a CDS encoding ABC transporter substrate-binding protein, whose amino-acid sequence MKKTYTLLAAVVASAILPAAHAADIKLGVAEALSGGAAQYGISIRNGFQLAADEINAAGGINGNKISLVIEDEQGKKEEAINVFKKLIFQDKVLMTFGPTLSNSAQAADPIAQAAKTVAFGTSNTADGITSIGNYIFRNSVTEADVLPATLTMVKNKVGLKNVAVLYGNDDVFTKSGYDNFKKALEDLKIPVTTTETFAKGDVDFKAQLTKIKGTNPDAIVLSALLAEGGPIMVQARQLGLNVPVIGGNGMNSVKIFELAPGAASNNLWIGSPWSIENKTSENTKFIDAYKAKYNIAPDQFSAQAYDAMYIVAQALKKVQLKGDLTADRAAVRDALPAVQWTGATGAFKFRQAKDRAGKAAGYDAEQAPIISKTENGKYVIEK is encoded by the coding sequence ATGAAGAAGACATACACCCTGCTGGCCGCCGTGGTCGCCAGCGCCATCCTGCCCGCCGCCCATGCGGCCGACATCAAGCTGGGCGTGGCCGAGGCCCTGTCCGGCGGCGCCGCGCAGTACGGGATCTCCATCCGCAACGGCTTCCAGCTGGCCGCGGACGAAATCAATGCCGCGGGCGGGATCAATGGCAACAAGATTTCCCTGGTCATCGAAGACGAACAGGGCAAGAAAGAAGAAGCCATCAATGTCTTCAAGAAACTGATCTTCCAGGACAAGGTCCTGATGACCTTTGGCCCGACGCTGTCGAATTCGGCCCAGGCCGCGGACCCGATCGCGCAGGCGGCCAAGACGGTGGCCTTCGGCACGTCCAATACCGCGGACGGCATCACGTCCATCGGCAACTACATCTTCCGCAATTCCGTGACGGAAGCCGACGTGCTGCCGGCCACCCTGACCATGGTCAAGAACAAGGTGGGCCTGAAGAACGTCGCGGTGCTGTACGGCAATGACGACGTCTTCACCAAGAGCGGCTACGACAACTTCAAGAAGGCCCTGGAAGACCTGAAGATTCCGGTCACCACCACGGAAACCTTCGCCAAGGGCGATGTCGACTTCAAGGCGCAACTGACCAAGATCAAGGGCACGAACCCGGACGCCATCGTCCTGTCCGCGCTGCTGGCCGAGGGCGGTCCCATCATGGTGCAGGCGCGCCAGCTGGGCCTGAACGTGCCGGTGATCGGCGGCAACGGCATGAACTCCGTGAAGATCTTCGAACTGGCACCTGGCGCCGCCTCCAACAACCTGTGGATCGGCAGCCCGTGGTCCATCGAGAACAAGACGTCGGAAAACACCAAGTTCATCGACGCCTACAAGGCCAAGTACAACATCGCGCCGGACCAGTTCTCCGCGCAAGCCTATGACGCCATGTACATCGTCGCCCAGGCGCTGAAGAAGGTGCAGCTCAAGGGCGACCTGACCGCCGACCGCGCCGCCGTGCGCGATGCGCTGCCCGCCGTCCAATGGACCGGCGCGACGGGTGCCTTCAAGTTCCGCCAGGCCAAGGATCGTGCCGGCAAGGCCGCGGGTTATGACGCGGAACAGGCGCCGATCATCAGCAAGACGGAAAACGGCAAGTACGTCATAGAAAAGTAA
- a CDS encoding branched-chain amino acid ABC transporter permease → MLEQQFVNALSLGCVYALFALGFTLVFGVLGIINLSHGAVFMVGAYAALSIITKLGIPLWISLFLTFIVAGALGALIDWLVLKPLRRRNAPHLIPMIATIGVGIVLNNGIQGIYGANNLRFPPGVVPESTMVIAGIHVTAIELAIIFLSFALMAVLMLVMRRTQFGRALRAIAESPKAAWLLGINVEQLFLFTSFLAGGLGGVAGLLIGLYSNALYPLMGQPMLHKGIAVIILGGMGDIRGAMLGGLFLGFAEVLSVAYIGSTMRDAVAFGLLFLILLVRPQGLFGKVVQRKA, encoded by the coding sequence ATGTTGGAACAACAATTCGTCAATGCCCTGTCGCTGGGCTGCGTGTATGCCCTGTTCGCCCTGGGGTTCACGCTGGTCTTCGGCGTGCTGGGCATTATCAATCTGTCGCACGGCGCAGTCTTCATGGTCGGCGCCTATGCGGCCCTCTCCATCATTACCAAGCTGGGTATTCCGCTGTGGATTTCCCTGTTCCTGACCTTCATCGTCGCGGGCGCGCTGGGCGCCCTGATCGACTGGCTGGTCCTGAAACCGCTGCGCCGGCGCAACGCGCCGCACCTGATCCCGATGATCGCCACCATCGGCGTGGGCATCGTCCTGAACAACGGCATCCAGGGCATCTACGGCGCCAATAACCTGCGTTTTCCGCCGGGCGTGGTGCCCGAAAGCACCATGGTGATCGCCGGCATCCACGTGACCGCGATCGAGCTGGCCATCATCTTCCTGTCGTTCGCCCTGATGGCCGTGCTGATGCTGGTCATGCGGCGCACGCAGTTCGGCCGGGCACTGCGCGCCATCGCCGAATCGCCCAAGGCAGCCTGGCTGCTGGGCATCAACGTCGAGCAGCTGTTCCTGTTCACCTCTTTCCTGGCCGGCGGCCTGGGCGGCGTGGCGGGCTTGCTGATCGGCCTGTATTCCAACGCGCTGTACCCGCTGATGGGCCAGCCGATGCTGCACAAGGGCATCGCCGTCATCATCCTGGGCGGCATGGGCGATATCCGCGGCGCCATGCTGGGCGGCCTGTTCCTGGGCTTTGCCGAAGTGCTGTCCGTGGCCTACATCGGTTCGACCATGCGCGACGCCGTGGCCTTCGGCCTGCTTTTCCTGATCCTGCTGGTGCGCCCCCAGGGCCTGTTCGGCAAAGTGGTGCAACGCAAGGCCTGA
- a CDS encoding branched-chain amino acid ABC transporter permease, which yields MTAFDSFWAIYGNVVLTLGTNALLALSIWLTLACGMLAMANAAFMGIGAYTAAILTMNYDAPFSLALAGGMAAPAVVAALIGLPTIRLSGVYLAMATLGFGEVVRVAVLNTESLTGGALGLNGIPQSTQWWHVLLAVAIVLLLLWRVRVSKLGRAFDAIRGDETAAGLMGINVRANKMLAFIMGGAIAGLAGALNAHLTFFIGPGEYGFDRGVEILTMAILGGIGGLAGPVLGSTIITLLPEVLRGFSDFRLVANGLILVLIVLFLPQGIWDPVRFARWTRKGGRRHA from the coding sequence ATGACTGCATTCGATAGTTTCTGGGCCATCTACGGCAATGTGGTGCTGACGCTGGGCACCAATGCGCTGCTGGCGCTGTCCATCTGGCTGACGCTGGCCTGCGGCATGCTGGCCATGGCCAACGCCGCCTTCATGGGTATCGGCGCCTACACCGCGGCCATCCTGACGATGAACTACGACGCGCCGTTCTCGCTCGCCCTGGCGGGCGGCATGGCGGCGCCGGCCGTGGTGGCGGCTCTCATCGGGCTGCCGACGATACGGTTGTCCGGCGTCTATCTGGCCATGGCCACCCTGGGGTTCGGCGAAGTCGTACGCGTGGCGGTGCTGAATACGGAATCACTGACCGGCGGCGCGCTCGGCCTGAACGGCATTCCGCAGTCCACCCAATGGTGGCACGTGCTGCTGGCGGTGGCCATCGTGCTGCTGCTGCTCTGGCGGGTGCGCGTCTCCAAGCTGGGCCGCGCCTTCGACGCCATACGCGGCGACGAAACGGCGGCCGGGCTCATGGGCATCAATGTGCGCGCCAATAAAATGCTGGCCTTCATCATGGGCGGCGCGATCGCCGGCCTGGCCGGCGCGCTGAATGCCCATCTGACGTTTTTCATCGGGCCGGGCGAATACGGTTTCGATCGCGGTGTGGAGATCCTGACGATGGCCATCCTGGGCGGCATCGGCGGGCTTGCCGGCCCCGTGCTGGGCAGCACCATCATTACGCTTCTGCCTGAAGTCCTGCGTGGCTTCAGCGACTTCCGCCTGGTCGCCAATGGATTGATTCTTGTGCTGATCGTGTTGTTCCTGCCGCAAGGCATCTGGGATCCCGTGCGCTTCGCGCGCTGGACGCGCAAGGGGGGCAGGCGCCATGCTTGA
- a CDS encoding ABC transporter ATP-binding protein, which translates to MLELASISMRFGGLHVLQDVNLQVPEGSIFGLIGPNGAGKTTVFNIITGLLRPSGGQVRFAGQSLIGMAPHQITRAGIARTFQNIRLFKEMTLLENVVVGAYRHMHYGVAGMLFSLPGFRRHEARARERALELLSWMRLEHKAHDLADNLSYGEQRRLELARALATEPRLLLLDEPVAGMNTGERAELMREIEAIRRRGYTILMIEHDMRFVMGLCETIAVLNFGKIITSGPPEAIRTNEQVIEAYLGRDDDEEDAAREVHA; encoded by the coding sequence ATGCTTGAACTCGCTTCCATCTCCATGCGTTTCGGCGGCCTGCATGTGCTGCAGGACGTCAATCTGCAGGTTCCCGAAGGCTCGATCTTCGGCCTGATCGGCCCCAACGGCGCCGGCAAGACGACGGTGTTCAATATCATCACCGGCCTGCTGCGCCCCAGCGGCGGCCAGGTGCGCTTCGCCGGCCAAAGCCTGATCGGCATGGCGCCGCACCAGATCACGCGCGCCGGCATCGCCCGCACTTTCCAGAACATCCGCCTGTTCAAGGAAATGACGCTGCTGGAAAACGTGGTGGTCGGCGCCTATCGCCATATGCACTACGGCGTGGCCGGCATGCTGTTCAGCCTGCCCGGCTTCCGCCGGCACGAGGCCCGGGCGCGCGAACGCGCCCTGGAATTGCTGTCGTGGATGCGCCTGGAGCATAAGGCGCATGACCTCGCCGACAACCTTTCCTATGGCGAGCAGCGCCGGCTTGAACTGGCGCGCGCGCTGGCCACCGAGCCGCGCCTGCTGCTGCTGGACGAACCCGTTGCCGGCATGAATACCGGCGAACGCGCGGAACTGATGCGCGAGATCGAAGCGATCCGCCGCCGCGGCTACACCATTCTGATGATCGAACACGATATGCGCTTCGTCATGGGGCTGTGCGAAACCATCGCCGTGCTGAACTTCGGCAAGATCATCACCAGCGGTCCGCCGGAAGCCATACGCACCAACGAGCAGGTCATCGAGGCCTACCTGGGCCGCGACGACGATGAGGAAGACGCCGCGCGGGAGGTGCACGCATGA
- a CDS encoding ABC transporter ATP-binding protein, whose protein sequence is MTVMLEIRSLEVNYGHIEAVRRVDMSLRTGEITALVGANGAGKSTTLLALSGLLPKAGGSVHFEGEDITRLAPHQIVARGIVQVPEGRAILTTMTVRENLELGAYRRGRTDTGADLDYVFNLFPRLKERLDGIAGNLSGGEQQMLAIGRALMAKPRLLLLDEPSMGLAPIVVQEIFRALRAINADGLTLFLVEQNVRQALKVAGHGYVLENGALALSGTGRELLGHPRVLEAYLGG, encoded by the coding sequence ATGACCGTCATGCTTGAAATCCGCAGCCTGGAAGTGAACTACGGGCACATCGAAGCCGTCCGCCGCGTCGATATGTCGCTGCGCACGGGCGAAATCACTGCCCTGGTGGGCGCCAACGGCGCGGGCAAATCCACGACCCTGCTGGCGCTGTCCGGCCTGCTGCCCAAGGCCGGCGGCTCGGTGCATTTCGAAGGCGAGGACATCACCCGCTTGGCGCCGCACCAGATCGTGGCGCGGGGGATCGTCCAGGTGCCCGAAGGGCGGGCCATCCTGACCACCATGACCGTGCGGGAAAACCTGGAGCTTGGCGCCTACCGGCGCGGCCGCACCGATACCGGCGCCGACCTGGACTACGTGTTCAACCTGTTCCCGCGGCTGAAGGAGCGCCTGGACGGCATCGCCGGCAATCTGTCCGGCGGCGAACAGCAGATGCTGGCCATCGGGCGCGCGCTCATGGCCAAGCCCCGCCTGCTGCTGCTGGACGAGCCCTCCATGGGCCTGGCCCCCATCGTCGTGCAGGAGATCTTCCGGGCCTTGCGCGCCATCAATGCCGACGGGCTTACCCTCTTTCTGGTCGAGCAGAACGTGCGCCAGGCGCTGAAGGTCGCCGGCCATGGCTATGTCCTGGAAAACGGCGCGCTGGCGCTGTCCGGCACCGGGCGGGAGCTATTGGGCCATCCGCGGGTGCTGGAGGCATACCTGGGCGGCTAG
- the rplM gene encoding 50S ribosomal protein L13: protein MKTFVAKPHEVKREWFVIDAKGKVLGRVASEVAHRLRGKHKPEFTPHVDTGDYIVIINAADIVVTGNKSQDKKYFRHTTYPGGIRETNFEKMQQRFPGRAIQKAVKGMLPKGPLGYAMIKKLKVYAGAEHPHTAQQPKPLEL, encoded by the coding sequence ATGAAGACCTTTGTGGCAAAGCCGCATGAAGTCAAGCGTGAGTGGTTTGTGATCGACGCGAAGGGCAAGGTCCTCGGTCGTGTGGCCAGCGAAGTCGCACACCGTCTGCGTGGTAAGCACAAACCCGAATTCACGCCTCACGTTGATACGGGCGATTACATCGTCATCATCAACGCGGCGGACATCGTCGTTACCGGGAACAAGTCGCAGGACAAGAAGTACTTCCGCCACACCACGTACCCGGGCGGCATCCGCGAGACCAACTTCGAGAAAATGCAGCAGCGTTTTCCCGGCCGCGCCATTCAGAAGGCGGTCAAGGGCATGCTGCCGAAGGGTCCCCTCGGCTACGCCATGATCAAGAAACTGAAGGTGTACGCCGGTGCCGAGCACCCGCACACCGCCCAGCAGCCCAAGCCGCTGGAACTCTAA
- the rpsI gene encoding 30S ribosomal protein S9 yields the protein MIGNWNYGTGRRKTSVARVFLKKGTGKIVVNGKPVDEFFARETGRMVVRQPLELTGHLESFDVKVNVHGGGESGQAGAVRHGITRALIDYDATLKPALSQAGLVTRDAREVERKKVGLRKARRRKQFSKR from the coding sequence ATGATCGGTAACTGGAATTACGGAACCGGCCGCCGCAAGACGTCGGTGGCCCGCGTGTTCCTCAAAAAAGGCACGGGCAAGATCGTTGTCAACGGCAAGCCCGTCGACGAGTTCTTCGCGCGTGAAACGGGCCGCATGGTCGTGCGTCAACCGCTGGAACTCACCGGCCATCTGGAATCGTTCGACGTCAAGGTCAACGTCCATGGCGGCGGCGAATCCGGCCAGGCTGGCGCCGTGCGCCACGGCATCACCCGCGCCCTCATCGACTACGACGCCACGCTCAAGCCCGCCCTGTCGCAGGCTGGCCTGGTGACGCGCGATGCGCGCGAAGTCGAACGCAAGAAGGTTGGTCTTCGCAAGGCACGTCGGCGTAAGCAGTTCAGCAAGCGCTAA